A stretch of Malus sylvestris chromosome 11, drMalSylv7.2, whole genome shotgun sequence DNA encodes these proteins:
- the LOC126589841 gene encoding E3 ubiquitin-protein ligase PUB23-like has translation MEDIEIEVPQYFICPISLQIMKDPVTVVTGITYDRESIEQWFLATNDLSCPVTKQALPRGDGLTPNHTLRRLIQQWCKENAANGVDLIPTTRLPLDKIYLTRLVRDLGVSHLQLTALKKLEALVLENDERTRFSMAEAGVAKAVILLVIRCFRGGETNGLLEAFRILHHVWNVSGDHEVQLLVNGNTDFLDSLTWVFRCGLDQMDNHLLVKNEAILVSKMTMEVLSPCQLERLNLEFFKNIVMVLKEKISLKAVKSALHILINACPWGRNRIKIVESGAVFQIIELELAKPVKRVTELIFNLLANLCGCADGRDQLLKHGGGMAMVSKRILRVSPATDDPAVHILSSIAMFSATHNVLSEMLLVGAVSKLCMVMQSDCEAYLKKKVRGILRLHSNVWNNSPCIAVYLITRPRW, from the coding sequence ATGGAGGATATTGAAATAGAAGTACCTCAATATTTCATATGTCCCATCTCTCTCCAGATCATGAAAGACCCCGTAACGGTGGTAACAGGCATCACTTACGACCGGGAAAGCATCGAGCAGTGGTTCTTGGCAACCAACGACTTGTCGTGCCCGGTCACAAAGCAGGCCTTGCCAAGAGGCGACGGCTTGACGCCCAATCACACCCTCCGCAGGCTAATCCAGCAATGGTGCAAAGAAAACGCAGCCAACGGGGTTGATTTGATCCCGACCACAAGACTCCCTCTCGACAAGATCTATCTCACTAGACTTGTTCGGGATCTTGGGGTTTCGCATTTGCAGTTAACTGCACTGAAAAAATTGGAAGCGCTTGTGTTAGAGAACGATGAAAGGACGAGGTTCTCCATGGCCGAAGCAGGTGTTGCCAAGGCAGTGATTTTGCTCGTCATAAGATGTTTCAGGGGAGGTGAAACAAATGGACTTCTAGAAGCTTTTAGAATTTTGCATCATGTTTGGAATGTGAGTGGTGACCATGAAGTCCAACTTCTTGTTAATGGAAACACCgactttcttgattctttgaCATGGGTTTTCAGGTGTGGTCTTGATCAGATGGATAATCATCTCCTTGTGAAAAACGAAGCGATACTGGTATCGAAAATGACAATGGAAGTCCTAAGTCCATGTCAGCTCGAGAGGTTGAACCTTGAATTCTTCAAGAATATTGTCATggtgttaaaagaaaaaatttccCTGAAAGCTGTCAAATCTGCACTCCACATTCTAATAAATGCATGCCCGTGGGGGAGAAACCGAATTAAAATCGTTGAATCCGGTGCAGTCTTCCAGATCATCGAGCTTGAGCTTGCAAAACCCGTAAAGCGTGTAACAGAGCTGATATTCAATCTTTTGGCCAATTTATGTGGCTGTGCTGATGGGAGAGATCAGCTGCTGAAACACGGTGGAGGTATGGCCATGGTGTCTAAAAGAATTCTTAGGGTTTCACCGGCAACAGATGATCCAGCAGTTCATATACTTTCCTCGATCGCGATGTTCTCCGCTACACATAATGTTCTTTCAGAGATGCTGTTGGTTGGAGCAGTGTCAAAGCTGTGCATGGTAATGCAATCAGACTGTGAAGCCTATTTAAAGAAAAAGGTTAGAGGGATCTTAAGGTTGCACTCTAATGTCTGGAACAACTCGCCTTGTATTGCTGTATATCTGATAACAAGGCCTAGGTGGTAG
- the LOC126588594 gene encoding E3 ubiquitin-protein ligase PUB23-like, with amino-acid sequence MEEFVIPPHFLCPISLEIMRDPVTISTGITYDRESIEQWWFTSKNNTCPVSKKSLSDVDADLTPNHTLRRIIQAWCTLNSSHGVELIPTPKSALDKSQVVMLIEQDKKIPHTNLHCLQRLRSIAIQGERNKNCLEAAGAIEYVASIINKSQSDSSTVEAAIEVLFHFKSSESRLKDLMSNDSNNNNITESLVRVLDCGNYQSRAHAIILLKSFFEVADPIQLINVDVESFRQIVHVLNGRISQAASKAALKLLVELCPWGRNRIKAVQSGAVSVLTEALLGTQEKRTCELILIILEQLCGCAEGRAELLKHGAGLAIVSKKILRVSHVASDRAVRILSSICRFSATCGVLQDMLQVGAVAKLCLVLQVDCRFKTKEKARVVLKLHSRVWKNSSCIPDHLLPFYPDQDPLLSLRG; translated from the coding sequence ATGGAGGAATTCGTTATTCCTCCGCATTTTCTCTGCCCAATTTCATTAGAAATCATGAGAGATCCGGTCACGATCTCAACCGGTATAACGTACGATCGAGAAAGCATAGAGCAGTGGTGGTTCACATCGAAGAACAACACTTGCCCCGTAAGCAAAAAGTCATTGTCCGACGTTGACGCAGATCTCACGCCCAACCACACTCTTCGCCGCATAATCCAAGCTTGGTGCACTCTCAACTCTTCGCATGGCGTCGAGCTGATACCAACTCCTAAATCCGCGCTCGACAAATCCCAGGTCGTGATGCTCATCGAACAAGACAAGAAAATCCCTCACACCAATCTCCATTGCCTCCAAAGGCTCAGATCCATCGCCATTCAAGGTGAGAGGAACAAGAACTGTTTGGAGGCAGCAGGAGCAATCGAATACGTGGCCTCCATCATCAACAAAAGTCAATCCGATTCATCTACAGTCGAAGCGGCTATTGAAGTCCTTTTTCATTTCAAAAGCTCGGAATCTCGTCTCAAAGATCTCATGAGCAATGACAGCAACAATAATAACATCACGGAGTCTCTGGTCAGAGTATTGGATTGCGGGAATTACCAATCTCGAGCTCATGCAATAATCTTATTGAAGTCGTTTTTCGAAGTGGCAGATCCGATCCAGTTGATAAATGTGGACGTTGAGTCATTCCGCCAGATAGTGCATGTGCTAAATGGTCGGATTTCACAAGCAGCGTCAAAGGCGGCATTGAAGCTTCTTGTGGAGCTTTGTCCGTGGGGAAGGAACCGAATCAAAGCTGTCCAAagcggtgcagtttcggtgctcaCGGAGGCTCTTCTGGGGACGCAAGAGAAAAGAACGTGTGAGCTAATATTGATCATTTTAGAACAGCTTTGTGGATGTGCGGAAGGGCGAGCTGAGCTTTTGAAGCATGGGGCCGGGCTAGCCATTGTATCGAAGAAAATCCTTAGGGTTTCACATGTGGCAAGTGATCGGGCGGTAAGAATATTGTCCtccatttgtagattttctGCAACTTGTGGTGTTCTTCAGGATATGTTGCAAGTGGGTGCTGTGGCCAAATTGTGTTTGGTGCTTCAAGTGGATTGTAGGTTTAAAACAAAGGAGAAGGCTAGGGTGGTTCTTAAGTTGCACTCTAGGGTTTGGAAGAATTCTTCATGTATTCCTGACCATTTGTTGCCCTTTTATccggatcaggatcctctcctaagcTTAAGAGGTTGA